A part of Gammaproteobacteria bacterium genomic DNA contains:
- a CDS encoding TonB-dependent siderophore receptor: MFALAADPDVAIAAPAADPEAPVEAGREDIQLTEVVVSSGYVASDKVDMATGLGLTPRETPQSVSVITAQRIRDQNLDTVADVIINAVGVSANEIDDVRNTFNARGFEITNYQVDGVPLAWSLAGDSGETIVDVALYDRIEIVRGATGLLTGAGDPSASVNLVRKHADSTQFQGYLNASVGSWNNRKVTADLSSGLNSTGSLRGRVVAKYERGESYEDLYEDDISVFYGVFEADITPNTLLRVGASDQHNDPGSPTWGALPSWYSDGSRTDFARSTTTAADWTRWRTINKNYFANLIHGFSNGWTLIANYNRLENEQKTRLLYLSGTLDEDTGEGLVSYPYRSSGASEQDSVDIQLKGYFDWLGRKQDFVLGALYSQQEANTDSYAAVFAAPYPDAGSLYGWDGSYPEPEWSSTADTAVDLETEQQGLYGALHLSLAEPLRLIVGGRLADWERTGVNYGVDEDFGDDGVFIPYAGALYDLSRSHRLYASYTEIFKPQNARTLEGEVLDPVVGKSYETGLKSTFLDEALQTSFALFRIEQDNLGQVIAGGIVAGTVMEQAYRAAEGTTSEGFELEVVGAVAPGWNLSIGFTQFTAEDAAGQDVSTDQPRRLLKIFSTHRFTGVLQGLTVGGGFNWQDEIDSGVSANPVTGEPERLEQGAYTLVNLMARYDVNERLSLQFNAHNLTDEKYYSQVGFYSQYRYGDPRNYSFGVNYSF; this comes from the coding sequence ATGTTCGCACTCGCAGCGGACCCAGACGTCGCGATCGCGGCTCCGGCGGCCGACCCGGAAGCACCCGTCGAGGCCGGGCGCGAGGACATCCAGCTGACGGAGGTGGTCGTCTCCAGCGGCTATGTCGCCAGCGACAAGGTCGACATGGCGACCGGGCTTGGCCTGACGCCGCGCGAAACGCCGCAGTCGGTCAGCGTGATCACCGCGCAACGAATCCGCGATCAGAATCTGGACACGGTGGCCGACGTGATCATCAATGCGGTCGGTGTGTCCGCGAATGAAATCGATGATGTGCGCAATACCTTCAATGCCCGAGGCTTTGAGATCACCAACTATCAGGTCGACGGCGTGCCGCTGGCCTGGAGTCTGGCCGGCGACTCGGGAGAGACGATCGTCGACGTGGCGCTCTACGATCGCATCGAGATCGTCCGCGGCGCGACCGGTCTGCTTACCGGCGCCGGCGATCCTTCGGCCTCGGTCAATCTGGTGCGCAAGCATGCGGACAGCACGCAGTTCCAGGGCTATCTCAATGCCAGCGTCGGCAGCTGGAACAATCGGAAAGTCACCGCAGACCTGAGTTCCGGGCTCAATTCCACTGGGTCGCTGCGCGGACGCGTGGTCGCCAAATACGAACGGGGCGAGTCCTACGAGGACCTGTACGAAGACGACATCTCGGTGTTCTACGGCGTGTTCGAGGCCGACATCACGCCCAACACCCTGCTGCGTGTGGGCGCCAGCGATCAGCACAACGATCCGGGTTCACCGACCTGGGGCGCGTTGCCGTCCTGGTACAGCGACGGTTCGCGCACCGACTTTGCGCGTTCCACCACCACCGCGGCCGACTGGACCCGGTGGCGCACGATCAACAAGAACTATTTCGCCAACCTGATTCACGGCTTCTCCAATGGCTGGACGCTGATCGCCAACTACAACCGTCTCGAAAACGAGCAGAAGACGCGCTTGCTTTACCTGTCCGGCACGCTCGACGAGGACACCGGCGAGGGCTTGGTGTCGTATCCGTACCGCAGCAGCGGCGCCAGCGAGCAGGACAGCGTGGACATCCAGCTCAAGGGCTACTTCGACTGGCTCGGGCGCAAGCAGGACTTCGTGCTGGGCGCGCTCTATAGCCAGCAGGAAGCGAATACGGACAGCTACGCCGCCGTTTTCGCCGCGCCTTATCCCGATGCCGGCAGCCTCTACGGTTGGGATGGCTCGTACCCTGAGCCGGAATGGTCTTCGACCGCGGATACCGCGGTCGATCTCGAAACCGAGCAGCAGGGTCTCTATGGCGCCCTGCATCTGAGTCTGGCGGAGCCGTTGCGGCTGATCGTCGGTGGCCGCCTGGCCGACTGGGAGCGGACCGGGGTGAACTATGGCGTCGACGAGGATTTCGGCGACGATGGCGTGTTCATTCCCTATGCCGGTGCGCTCTACGATCTCAGCCGGAGCCACCGGCTGTATGCCAGCTATACGGAAATCTTCAAGCCGCAGAACGCACGCACTTTGGAAGGTGAAGTCCTCGATCCGGTGGTCGGCAAGAGCTACGAGACGGGGCTCAAGAGCACCTTTCTGGACGAGGCGCTGCAAACCTCGTTCGCCCTGTTTCGAATCGAGCAGGACAATCTGGGACAGGTCATTGCTGGTGGCATCGTCGCCGGTACCGTCATGGAGCAGGCTTATCGTGCGGCTGAGGGCACCACCAGCGAGGGTTTCGAACTCGAAGTGGTCGGCGCCGTGGCGCCGGGCTGGAATCTCAGCATCGGTTTCACCCAGTTCACCGCCGAGGACGCCGCTGGCCAGGACGTCAGTACCGATCAACCGCGCAGACTGTTGAAGATCTTCTCAACCCACCGCTTCACCGGCGTACTGCAGGGCTTGACGGTGGGGGGCGGTTTCAACTGGCAGGACGAAATCGACTCCGGCGTCAGCGCCAATCCGGTGACCGGTGAGCCGGAACGGCTGGAGCAAGGCGCCTACACACTGGTCAATCTGATGGCGCGCTACGACGTCAACGAGCGCCTGAGCCTGCAATTCAACGCCCATAACCTGACGGACGAGAAGTACTACAGCCAGGTTGGGTTCTACAGCCAGTACCGCTATGGCGACCCACGGAACTACTCGTTCGGCGTCAACTACAGTTTCTGA
- a CDS encoding sulfatase-like hydrolase/transferase produces the protein MALKNLVFIVMDSCRFDSYQAAKTPNMDALGEGSRRYSFASWTSPSHYTYLMGMIPHESPQGVFASEVYKKDFSKWVDRLGIDGLSFKSFIPELSLPKVLQSHGYRTEARVSLPVLNPFSHLNRHFDEYKLMPNHNDFVGIVDQIEFDQDEPSFHFLNLGETHYPYMLDPKTMPHISGVHGVFKRMDDHLGTETEDKFFDADQMRMLHLQQTKTVEYVDEVLAALIDKAPKDTHFIVTADHGECFGESGYFGHGPIVHEKVLEVPFLEGCKR, from the coding sequence ATGGCATTGAAAAATCTGGTCTTCATCGTGATGGACAGCTGTCGTTTCGACAGCTACCAGGCTGCGAAGACCCCGAACATGGATGCGTTGGGCGAGGGCTCGCGACGCTATTCGTTTGCCTCCTGGACCAGCCCGTCCCACTACACCTATCTGATGGGAATGATTCCGCACGAGAGTCCTCAGGGTGTGTTCGCATCCGAGGTCTACAAGAAGGACTTTTCCAAGTGGGTCGACCGGCTCGGCATTGACGGCCTGTCGTTCAAGAGCTTCATCCCCGAACTGTCGCTGCCGAAGGTCCTGCAGAGCCACGGCTACCGTACCGAGGCGCGCGTGTCGCTGCCGGTGCTCAATCCGTTCTCGCACCTGAACCGGCACTTCGACGAATACAAACTGATGCCGAACCACAATGACTTCGTCGGCATCGTCGATCAGATCGAGTTCGACCAGGACGAGCCGAGCTTTCACTTCCTGAATCTCGGCGAAACCCACTACCCGTACATGCTGGACCCGAAGACGATGCCGCACATTTCCGGTGTGCACGGCGTGTTCAAACGCATGGACGATCACCTCGGAACCGAAACCGAGGACAAGTTCTTCGACGCCGACCAGATGCGGATGCTGCATCTACAGCAGACCAAGACGGTGGAATATGTCGACGAAGTGCTCGCCGCACTGATCGACAAGGCGCCGAAGGACACGCACTTCATCGTCACCGCCGATCACGGCGAGTGCTTCGGCGAAAGCGGCTATTTCGGGCACGGACCGATCGTGCACGAAAAGGTGCTGGAAGTACCGTTTCTGGAAGGTTGCAAGCGCTAG
- a CDS encoding acyltransferase domain-containing protein, with the protein MDVNSFDIFCLVPADLSHPGIAVAATRAGAVGVLDLEHASDAQRVEDNFDRLLAGTRGRIGLRLTPQSLGTGRRLIERAGERELVVMLVDADRDRFESLSAGAHSLFAEIRSPDDIAALGFEPDAYVAKGHEAGGWVGDDTAYILAQKLLGKVAKPVHVRGGIGLHSAAGLRIAGAAGVVLDDQLLLLDESALSDRVKLELARLNGSETRLFGELANAPCRVYARPGSESLKAIEAHSRDAESGELAIEVWHGEVRSRLGWAPDQLLPLGQGIGVAAIYRERYKRVGKLVQAMRAASEQFIETANRLQHLSPGAPLAESHGTRFPIAQGPMTRVSDSPEFAVDVARGGALPFLALALMRGPQVREMLESTRRQIGDMPWGVGMLGFVPQTLRDEQCEAIWACKPSYALIAGGRPDQAAQFESRGIATYIHAPAPALLKMYIEQGARRFVFEGRECGGHIGPITSFPLWEQMIEMLLAQARPGSEGEFHLLFAGGIHDARSGAMIAAMTAPLAARGFKVGMLMGTAYLFTPEIVRSGAVVEGFQTQAIACRRTMSLETGPGHSTRCVDSQFAHDFYAQRRQLLREGKSADEIRDELEDLNMGRLRIASKGVNRDASGTIVDVAADQQLSDGMYMIGQVATLRDAALPIEDLHLEVSDGAAALMANWTIRRDDASDVAAPSNVAIVGIGTLLPQALAADAYWNNILRQNCVLREVPKERWDWQLYFDADRTARDKVYSKWGGFLDELPFDPMIYGIPPRSMKSIDPMQLLTLEVSRRALADAGFADGGFDRENTSIILGTSGGLGDLGTQYALRAELPRFVENLSEDVWDRLPEWTEESFAGSLLNVVAGRVANRLDFGGVNFTVDAACASSLAAISMGVNELETGRSNVVVAGGIDTVQSAFGFLCFSKTQALSPDGQPRTFDQAANGIAISEGLAVIVMKRLEDAERDGDRVYAVIKAAAGSSDGKALGMTAPRPEGQMRALTRAYAKAGFSQSTISMAEAHGTGTPVGDRAEARTITESLQSQGAAAKSVAIGSVKTLLGHTKASAGVAGLIKVAMSLYHRTLPAHYGVENPIDIIADPDSPVYLLKSPRPWIADSRHPRRGGVSAFGFGGTNFHAVLEEYRDGYAQPDVPGAQSWPYELFVFRAADEAGLGQQLKQVQTLLATDRQLGFSGFAASLVRDAQTRPAAPCVAAFVARDYDGLAADLTALIAHLESGKPLPPHIKFARAAPASAPKIGLLFPGQGAQYVNMGCEPAIYLEELRAAVELADGELAQILPQRLSRLMWPESAFTPEAETAQQQRLTQTQHAQPALGAMELGYLWLSRRLGLQPSAAAGHSYGEYAALMAAGVIDPKTFLSLSAIRGRAMAQASADGIAGGMAAVQADRGVVEKHIAAFDGVRVANHNSPQQSVISGPAEQIDAAVKALTAADIRATRLPVSGAFHTELVASAQVPLSAAIAGAHFAAPEFPVYSNTLGARYPDDASKARGLLDRHLLSSVEFVAEIEAMYEDGIRLFVELGPKSICSNMAMATLAGKDARAVSLDGQGGGLRGLLSGIAELIVAGAELDAFALYEPRGLLTHAVAKLAQAMTAPTPSKTTWMLSGGCARAYNDPEIRTGKRPALTLESRDAARAQRRATQAPPTAPVAPAAGPAPLAAAAAGAPISGDAMAAYQETMRQFLALQERVIGQYLGAAAAPAVGEGSGLRREALAPAAPVPAPVAPAVSAPEPVVPSATASGTRDPGPGTAESVDYAAVLLAIVAERTGYPEDMLGLDSDLEADLGIDSIKRVEIAGALQKQLPAEVGTQMQAGMEAFT; encoded by the coding sequence ATGGACGTGAACAGTTTCGATATTTTCTGTCTGGTGCCGGCGGATCTTTCGCATCCGGGCATCGCTGTGGCGGCGACGCGTGCCGGTGCGGTCGGGGTTCTGGACCTTGAGCATGCCAGCGACGCGCAGCGTGTCGAGGACAATTTCGACCGCCTGCTTGCGGGCACGCGTGGCCGGATCGGTCTGCGACTGACGCCACAGTCACTCGGCACGGGCCGGCGCCTGATCGAGCGAGCCGGCGAACGCGAGCTGGTAGTGATGCTCGTGGACGCGGACCGCGATCGCTTCGAATCGTTGTCGGCCGGAGCGCATTCGCTGTTCGCCGAAATCCGTTCGCCGGACGACATCGCGGCGCTGGGCTTCGAGCCCGATGCCTACGTCGCCAAGGGCCACGAGGCCGGTGGCTGGGTCGGAGACGACACCGCCTATATCCTCGCCCAGAAGCTGCTCGGCAAAGTGGCCAAGCCGGTTCATGTGCGTGGCGGAATCGGCCTGCATTCCGCAGCCGGTCTGCGCATCGCCGGCGCCGCCGGCGTGGTGCTCGACGACCAACTGCTGTTGCTCGACGAATCCGCGTTGTCGGATCGCGTCAAGCTGGAGCTGGCACGCCTCAACGGTTCCGAGACGCGGTTGTTCGGAGAACTGGCGAATGCGCCGTGCCGGGTCTATGCGCGGCCCGGCAGCGAATCGCTGAAGGCGATCGAAGCCCATTCTCGCGACGCCGAAAGTGGCGAGTTGGCGATCGAGGTCTGGCACGGCGAAGTCCGGTCCCGTCTGGGCTGGGCCCCCGATCAGCTGCTGCCGCTGGGCCAGGGCATCGGCGTGGCGGCGATCTATCGCGAGCGCTACAAACGCGTCGGCAAACTGGTGCAGGCGATGCGCGCCGCCAGCGAGCAGTTCATCGAAACCGCCAACCGACTCCAACACCTGTCGCCCGGCGCGCCGCTGGCCGAATCGCACGGCACGCGTTTCCCGATCGCACAGGGTCCGATGACACGCGTCTCGGACAGCCCCGAATTCGCGGTCGATGTGGCTCGCGGCGGCGCCTTGCCGTTCCTGGCGCTGGCGCTGATGCGCGGGCCGCAGGTGCGCGAGATGCTGGAGTCCACACGCCGCCAGATCGGCGATATGCCCTGGGGTGTGGGCATGCTCGGCTTCGTGCCGCAGACCCTGCGCGACGAGCAGTGCGAAGCGATCTGGGCGTGCAAGCCCAGCTATGCGCTGATCGCCGGCGGCCGTCCCGACCAGGCCGCGCAGTTCGAGAGTCGCGGCATTGCCACCTATATCCATGCCCCGGCCCCGGCGCTGCTGAAGATGTATATCGAACAGGGCGCACGCCGCTTCGTGTTCGAGGGCCGCGAATGCGGCGGCCACATCGGGCCGATCACCAGTTTCCCGCTGTGGGAACAGATGATCGAAATGCTGCTGGCGCAGGCTAGGCCCGGCAGCGAGGGCGAGTTCCACCTGCTGTTCGCCGGCGGCATCCATGACGCGCGCTCCGGCGCGATGATCGCCGCGATGACGGCACCGCTGGCGGCGCGCGGCTTCAAGGTCGGCATGCTGATGGGCACGGCCTATCTGTTCACGCCGGAAATCGTCCGCTCCGGCGCGGTGGTCGAAGGTTTCCAGACCCAGGCAATCGCCTGCCGACGCACCATGAGTCTGGAGACCGGGCCAGGGCACTCCACCCGCTGTGTCGATTCGCAGTTCGCGCACGATTTCTACGCGCAGCGCCGGCAGCTGCTGCGCGAGGGCAAGTCGGCGGACGAGATTCGCGACGAGTTGGAAGACCTCAACATGGGGCGCCTGCGCATCGCCTCCAAGGGCGTCAACCGTGACGCCAGCGGCACGATCGTGGATGTGGCGGCCGATCAGCAGTTGAGCGACGGCATGTACATGATCGGCCAGGTGGCGACGCTGCGCGACGCGGCCCTGCCGATCGAGGATCTGCACCTGGAAGTCAGCGACGGTGCGGCGGCCTTGATGGCCAACTGGACGATCCGCCGTGACGATGCGTCCGATGTGGCGGCGCCGTCGAACGTCGCGATCGTCGGCATCGGCACGCTGCTGCCGCAGGCGCTGGCGGCGGATGCGTACTGGAACAACATCCTGCGTCAGAACTGCGTGTTGCGCGAAGTGCCCAAGGAGCGTTGGGACTGGCAGCTGTACTTCGATGCGGATCGGACCGCGCGCGACAAGGTCTACTCGAAATGGGGCGGTTTTCTCGACGAGCTGCCGTTCGATCCGATGATCTACGGCATCCCGCCGAGGTCGATGAAGTCGATCGATCCGATGCAGCTGCTGACGCTGGAGGTGTCACGGCGCGCGCTGGCCGACGCCGGTTTCGCCGACGGCGGATTCGATCGTGAGAACACCTCGATCATCCTCGGCACCAGCGGCGGTCTCGGCGACCTCGGCACCCAGTACGCGCTGCGTGCGGAATTGCCGCGATTCGTCGAGAACCTGTCCGAGGATGTCTGGGACCGTCTGCCGGAATGGACCGAGGAATCCTTCGCCGGTTCGCTGCTCAACGTCGTCGCCGGGCGCGTTGCCAACCGTCTGGACTTCGGCGGTGTCAATTTCACCGTGGATGCGGCCTGCGCCTCGTCGTTGGCGGCGATCTCCATGGGCGTCAACGAACTCGAGACCGGGCGCAGCAACGTCGTTGTCGCCGGTGGCATCGACACCGTGCAGTCGGCGTTCGGTTTTCTGTGCTTTTCCAAGACGCAGGCGCTGTCGCCGGACGGCCAGCCGCGCACCTTCGACCAGGCCGCCAACGGCATCGCGATCAGCGAGGGTCTCGCCGTGATCGTGATGAAGCGGCTCGAGGACGCGGAGCGCGACGGGGATCGCGTCTACGCCGTGATCAAGGCCGCTGCCGGCTCTTCGGACGGCAAGGCGCTGGGCATGACCGCGCCACGCCCGGAAGGGCAGATGCGCGCGCTGACCCGTGCCTATGCCAAGGCGGGCTTCTCGCAGTCGACCATCAGCATGGCCGAAGCGCACGGTACCGGGACGCCGGTCGGCGACCGCGCCGAGGCGCGGACCATCACCGAGTCCCTGCAATCCCAGGGCGCGGCGGCCAAGAGCGTGGCCATCGGTTCGGTCAAGACGCTGCTCGGCCACACCAAGGCCAGCGCCGGTGTCGCCGGCCTGATCAAGGTGGCCATGTCGCTGTATCACCGTACCCTGCCGGCCCACTACGGCGTCGAAAATCCGATCGATATCATCGCCGATCCGGATTCGCCGGTTTACCTGCTGAAGTCGCCGCGTCCCTGGATCGCCGATTCGCGGCATCCGCGCCGCGGCGGCGTGTCCGCCTTCGGTTTTGGCGGCACCAATTTTCACGCCGTGCTCGAAGAGTACCGCGACGGTTACGCACAGCCGGACGTGCCCGGCGCGCAGAGCTGGCCGTATGAACTGTTCGTGTTCCGCGCCGCCGACGAGGCCGGACTCGGCCAGCAGTTGAAGCAAGTTCAGACTTTGCTGGCTACCGACCGGCAACTCGGATTTTCCGGCTTCGCCGCCAGTCTGGTGCGAGATGCGCAAACCCGTCCGGCCGCGCCCTGCGTGGCTGCGTTCGTGGCGCGCGACTATGACGGTCTGGCTGCCGACCTGACCGCCCTGATCGCGCACCTCGAATCCGGCAAGCCGCTGCCGCCGCACATCAAGTTCGCCAGGGCGGCACCGGCCAGCGCGCCCAAGATCGGCCTGCTGTTCCCGGGGCAGGGCGCGCAGTACGTCAACATGGGCTGCGAGCCGGCGATCTATCTCGAGGAACTGCGCGCCGCGGTCGAACTCGCCGACGGTGAACTGGCGCAGATTCTGCCGCAGCGCCTGTCGCGGCTGATGTGGCCGGAATCGGCGTTCACGCCCGAGGCCGAAACAGCCCAGCAGCAGCGCCTGACGCAGACCCAGCATGCCCAGCCTGCGCTCGGCGCGATGGAGCTGGGATACCTGTGGTTGTCGCGACGTCTGGGCTTGCAGCCCAGTGCCGCCGCTGGCCACAGTTATGGCGAATACGCCGCGCTGATGGCGGCCGGCGTGATCGATCCCAAGACCTTCCTGAGCCTGTCCGCGATTCGCGGCCGCGCCATGGCGCAGGCCTCCGCCGATGGCATCGCCGGTGGCATGGCGGCGGTGCAGGCCGATCGCGGCGTGGTCGAGAAGCACATCGCCGCCTTCGACGGCGTGCGTGTTGCCAATCACAATTCGCCGCAGCAGAGCGTGATTTCCGGCCCGGCCGAGCAGATCGATGCCGCGGTGAAGGCGCTGACGGCCGCCGACATCCGCGCGACGCGCCTGCCGGTGTCGGGTGCTTTCCATACCGAACTGGTCGCCTCCGCCCAGGTGCCATTGTCGGCCGCGATCGCCGGGGCCCACTTCGCGGCGCCCGAATTCCCGGTCTATTCGAACACGCTCGGTGCGCGTTATCCGGACGATGCGAGCAAGGCGCGCGGGCTCTTGGACCGCCACCTGCTCAGCTCGGTCGAGTTCGTGGCCGAGATCGAGGCGATGTACGAGGACGGCATACGTCTGTTCGTCGAACTCGGGCCCAAGAGCATCTGCAGCAACATGGCGATGGCGACGCTGGCCGGCAAGGATGCGCGCGCCGTGTCGCTGGACGGTCAGGGCGGTGGTCTGCGCGGCCTGCTCAGCGGAATCGCCGAATTGATCGTGGCCGGCGCCGAACTCGACGCGTTCGCGCTCTACGAACCGCGCGGCCTGCTCACGCATGCGGTGGCAAAACTCGCACAGGCGATGACGGCGCCAACACCGAGCAAGACCACCTGGATGCTGTCCGGCGGTTGCGCCCGTGCGTACAACGATCCCGAAATCCGTACCGGCAAGCGCCCGGCGCTGACATTGGAATCACGTGACGCGGCCCGTGCCCAGCGCCGGGCCACGCAAGCGCCGCCCACCGCACCGGTCGCGCCGGCGGCCGGTCCGGCACCGCTGGCGGCTGCGGCCGCAGGCGCGCCGATCAGCGGTGACGCGATGGCGGCCTATCAGGAAACCATGCGCCAGTTCCTGGCCTTGCAGGAACGCGTGATCGGGCAGTATCTGGGGGCGGCGGCTGCGCCTGCCGTCGGTGAGGGGTCAGGCCTGAGGCGTGAGGCGCTTGCGCCTGCGGCGCCGGTCCCTGCGCCGGTTGCGCCGGCCGTTTCGGCGCCCGAGCCCGTGGTGCCGTCGGCGACGGCCTCCGGGACCCGGGACCCGGGCCCCGGGACCGCGGAAAGCGTCGATTACGCCGCTGTGCTCTTGGCGATCGTCGCGGAACGTACCGGCTATCCCGAAG
- the rlmKL gene encoding bifunctional 23S rRNA (guanine(2069)-N(7))-methyltransferase RlmK/23S rRNA (guanine(2445)-N(2))-methyltransferase RlmL → MPQPELLDAFVTAARGLEPLLATELSELGAQDVRERRGGVALRADLESLYRACLWSRTASRVLLPLFVVDAPDPERLYEGALAHDWSALFDVDARLAIEVAGRSPGITHTHFAALRLKDAIVDQFRERSGRRPSIDTEHADIRLHLHLDRERATISLDLGGGSLHERGYRRDGGQAPLKENLAAALLLRAGWARLAAEGAAFCDPMCGSGTLAIEAAMIAAQQAPGLSRRQWGFSAWLGHRADIWETVRREAVEARRNISLPIHASDSDPRALEAARANARRAGLEPAITWTLGDALQQTAPAATGLLLSNPPYGERLGSENELIKLYSLFGNQLRQGFGGWHAGIFTARPDLAPRLGLRASAIHSFYNGDLPCKLLQFDIPAELPSADHGSDFANRIRKNLRHLGKWARRNGISAYRLYDADLSEYALAVDLYDCAGEIHLHVQEYLAPKDIDPVRAEQRLRQALAALHSILELPSERMHFKLRKPQKGSAQYERQNQAQRFFELIEHDCRLSVNFDDYLDTGLFLDHRPLRLRLQRESRDKRVLNLFCYTGSATAHAAVGGASRTLSVDLSKPYLEWAARNLQANGFASTLQTRRGVRSAWNEPHVLLQADCLQWLRDQAADPASPRFDLIFCDPPTFSNSKRMEAVLDTQRDHVEMIRNAATLLRPEGVLYFSTNRRRFKLDEEALTGLRAEDITAQTLDEDFKRPPPAHRCWKIRQVAPKN, encoded by the coding sequence ATGCCGCAGCCCGAACTTCTCGATGCCTTCGTCACCGCTGCGCGCGGCCTCGAACCGCTGCTGGCCACCGAGCTGAGCGAACTGGGGGCTCAGGACGTGCGGGAGCGTCGCGGCGGGGTCGCCCTGCGTGCGGATCTGGAAAGTCTCTATCGCGCCTGCCTGTGGTCGCGAACCGCGTCGCGCGTGCTGCTGCCGCTGTTCGTGGTGGACGCACCGGACCCGGAACGCCTCTACGAAGGCGCGCTCGCCCATGACTGGTCCGCCCTGTTCGATGTGGACGCGCGGCTGGCGATCGAAGTGGCCGGGCGCTCGCCAGGCATCACGCATACGCATTTCGCCGCGCTGCGACTCAAGGACGCGATCGTCGACCAGTTCCGCGAGCGCAGCGGACGCCGGCCCTCGATCGACACCGAACACGCCGATATCCGCCTGCATCTGCACCTTGATCGCGAACGCGCCACCATCAGCCTCGACCTTGGCGGCGGCAGCCTGCACGAGCGCGGCTACCGGCGCGATGGCGGTCAGGCGCCGCTGAAGGAAAATCTGGCGGCCGCGCTGCTGTTGCGTGCAGGCTGGGCCCGGCTCGCCGCCGAAGGCGCGGCATTCTGCGACCCGATGTGCGGCTCCGGCACGCTGGCGATCGAAGCGGCGATGATCGCCGCCCAGCAGGCCCCGGGCCTGTCGCGCCGGCAATGGGGATTCAGCGCCTGGCTGGGCCATCGTGCGGACATCTGGGAAACGGTGCGGCGCGAGGCGGTCGAAGCCAGACGCAACATCAGCCTACCGATTCATGCCTCCGATTCGGACCCGCGAGCCCTGGAGGCGGCGCGCGCCAATGCCCGACGCGCCGGACTGGAGCCGGCCATCACCTGGACGCTGGGCGACGCGCTGCAACAGACCGCGCCGGCCGCAACCGGCCTGCTGCTCAGCAACCCGCCGTACGGCGAACGCCTGGGCAGCGAGAACGAACTGATCAAGCTCTACAGCCTGTTCGGCAATCAGTTGCGGCAGGGTTTTGGCGGCTGGCATGCCGGCATCTTCACCGCCCGCCCGGACCTGGCGCCGCGCCTGGGCCTGCGCGCCTCGGCGATCCATTCGTTCTACAACGGCGATCTGCCGTGCAAACTGTTGCAGTTCGACATCCCGGCCGAACTGCCCTCGGCCGACCACGGCAGCGATTTCGCCAACCGCATCCGCAAGAACCTGCGCCACCTCGGCAAGTGGGCGCGGCGCAACGGCATCTCCGCCTACCGACTGTACGACGCCGACCTGTCCGAATACGCACTCGCGGTGGACCTCTACGACTGCGCCGGCGAAATCCATCTGCACGTCCAGGAATACCTGGCACCCAAGGACATCGACCCGGTGCGTGCCGAGCAGCGTCTTCGGCAGGCGCTGGCGGCCCTGCACAGCATTCTCGAACTGCCGTCCGAGCGGATGCACTTCAAGTTGCGCAAGCCACAAAAAGGCAGCGCCCAGTACGAACGCCAGAACCAGGCCCAGCGATTCTTCGAACTGATCGAGCACGACTGTCGGCTGAGCGTGAACTTCGACGACTATCTCGATACCGGCCTGTTCCTGGATCACCGACCGCTGCGTCTGCGCCTGCAACGCGAATCGCGCGACAAGCGCGTGCTCAACCTGTTCTGCTACACCGGCAGCGCCACTGCGCATGCCGCGGTGGGCGGCGCCTCGCGCACGCTGTCGGTTGATCTGTCCAAACCCTATCTCGAATGGGCGGCGCGCAACCTGCAAGCCAACGGCTTCGCGTCCACGCTACAGACGCGCCGCGGCGTGCGTTCCGCCTGGAACGAACCGCATGTGCTGCTGCAGGCCGACTGCCTGCAATGGCTGCGTGACCAAGCCGCCGATCCGGCCTCGCCACGCTTCGACCTGATCTTCTGCGACCCGCCAACCTTCTCCAATTCCAAACGCATGGAAGCGGTGCTGGACACGCAACGCGATCACGTGGAGATGATCCGCAACGCCGCCACCCTGCTGCGACCCGAGGGGGTTCTGTACTTCTCGACCAACCGGCGACGGTTCAAACTGGACGAGGAGGCACTGACGGGACTGCGGGCTGAGGACATCACCGCGCAGACGCTGGACGAGGATTTCAAGCGGCCGCCACCGGCGCATCGCTGCTGGAAAATCCGGCAGGTGGCGCCAAAGAACTGA